A window of Haliscomenobacter hydrossis DSM 1100 contains these coding sequences:
- a CDS encoding response regulator codes for MDKIIILWADDEIDLLRPQILFLEKKGYSVITVTNGHDALEECQQNRDIDVVFLDESMPGITGLETLSRIKAENPLLPIVMITKNEAETVMEEALGSQIADYLIKPVNPNQILLTLKKIIDNKRLVREKTSSDYQQEFRQIFMEINSGLNFEEWVEVYRRIVNWELKIDQSNSSEMGDILSMQKNQANTEFSKYVTKNYLHWVQADSDGPVLSHQLFRRKIFPLLNNTTPTFVLLLDNLRFDQWKVIEPVLSELFRVEEEDTFCSILPTATQYSRNAIFAGMMPAEIEKTFPDWWRNDNEEGGKNLFEGEMLGEQIRRTMRKEIKYDYLKITNVAAARQLQDNILNYVKNDLTVIVYNFIDMLSHARTEMEVLKELAGDEKAYRSLTRSWFENSPLWSALQKLAEKDVQLIVTTDHGTIRVNTPSKVVGDRETTTNLRYKMGRNLQYDKKDVLEIRDPLQARLPRPNVSSSYIFAKEDIFFLYPNNYNHYHNYYKNTFQHGGISLEEMICPIIKLKVK; via the coding sequence ATGGATAAAATCATCATACTCTGGGCCGACGACGAGATCGACCTGTTGCGGCCCCAGATTTTGTTTTTGGAAAAGAAAGGCTATTCCGTCATTACGGTTACCAACGGGCACGATGCCTTGGAAGAGTGCCAACAAAACCGCGACATCGATGTCGTATTCCTGGACGAAAGTATGCCCGGCATCACGGGTTTGGAAACCTTATCGCGGATCAAAGCGGAGAACCCTTTGTTGCCCATCGTGATGATCACCAAAAACGAGGCCGAAACCGTCATGGAAGAAGCCCTCGGCTCACAAATTGCCGATTACCTGATCAAGCCCGTCAACCCCAATCAGATCCTGCTTACCCTCAAAAAAATCATCGACAACAAGCGCCTGGTGCGGGAGAAGACCTCTTCGGATTACCAGCAGGAGTTTCGACAGATTTTTATGGAAATCAACAGCGGCCTCAATTTTGAGGAGTGGGTGGAAGTGTACCGCCGCATCGTCAATTGGGAACTTAAGATCGACCAGTCCAATTCTTCGGAAATGGGCGATATTTTGTCCATGCAAAAAAACCAGGCCAATACCGAGTTTTCGAAATATGTGACCAAAAATTACCTGCATTGGGTACAAGCAGACAGCGATGGGCCCGTGTTGTCGCACCAATTGTTCCGACGGAAAATTTTCCCCCTGCTCAACAATACCACGCCAACTTTTGTGCTCCTGCTCGACAACCTGCGCTTTGACCAATGGAAGGTCATCGAGCCTGTATTGAGTGAATTGTTTCGGGTGGAAGAAGAGGATACTTTTTGCAGCATCCTGCCCACTGCAACCCAGTACAGCCGCAACGCCATTTTTGCCGGGATGATGCCTGCTGAGATCGAAAAAACCTTCCCGGATTGGTGGCGCAACGACAACGAAGAAGGGGGCAAAAACCTCTTTGAAGGGGAAATGCTGGGCGAACAAATCCGGCGTACCATGCGCAAGGAAATCAAATACGATTACCTGAAGATCACCAATGTTGCTGCCGCCCGCCAATTACAGGACAACATCCTGAACTACGTCAAAAACGACCTGACGGTGATTGTCTACAACTTCATCGACATGCTTTCGCACGCCCGTACCGAAATGGAGGTGCTCAAGGAGTTGGCAGGAGACGAAAAAGCCTACCGTTCGTTGACGCGGTCCTGGTTTGAAAATTCTCCGCTGTGGTCGGCCTTGCAAAAATTGGCCGAAAAAGACGTGCAGCTGATCGTTACCACCGATCACGGCACCATTCGGGTGAATACGCCCTCCAAGGTAGTAGGTGATCGGGAAACAACCACCAACCTGCGCTACAAAATGGGGCGTAACCTGCAATACGATAAAAAGGACGTGTTGGAAATCCGGGACCCACTGCAAGCACGGTTGCCGCGGCCCAATGTCAGTTCTTCCTATATTTTTGCCAAGGAAGACATCTTTTTTCTGTATCCGAACAACTACAATCATTACCACAACTATTACAAAAACACCTTTCAGCACGGTGGGATTTCCCTCGAAGAAATGATCTGCCCCATCATCAAACTCAAAGTCAAATAA
- the upp gene encoding uracil phosphoribosyltransferase: MSPLIVDLSKNPSIASHFVAEMRNVNVQNDRMRFRRNMERLGEILAYELSKHLPYNSIEVETPLGIAHSKAVSKPIVLATILRAGLPLHQGLLNYFDGAENAFVSAYRKHHKDGTFEIKLEYLSCPNLDGKILIIADPMMATGASMVIAAKQLMEQGTPAEIHFVTAIAASPGLEYVRRMYPKAGIWMGAVDEELTAKSYIVPGLGDAGDLAYGEKTQY; encoded by the coding sequence ATGTCTCCATTGATAGTTGACCTGAGCAAGAATCCAAGTATTGCGAGCCATTTTGTAGCCGAAATGCGCAACGTAAATGTACAAAACGATCGGATGCGCTTCCGGCGCAATATGGAGCGACTGGGAGAAATACTGGCTTATGAGTTGAGCAAACACTTGCCCTACAATTCCATTGAAGTGGAAACACCATTAGGCATTGCCCACAGCAAGGCCGTGTCAAAACCCATTGTGTTGGCTACCATTCTGCGGGCGGGTTTACCTCTTCATCAGGGATTGTTGAATTATTTTGACGGAGCTGAAAATGCATTTGTTTCGGCCTACCGCAAGCACCACAAGGATGGTACGTTTGAGATCAAGCTCGAGTATTTGTCTTGTCCTAATCTGGATGGAAAAATTTTGATCATTGCTGATCCCATGATGGCTACGGGTGCCTCGATGGTCATTGCCGCTAAACAACTTATGGAACAAGGCACCCCTGCCGAAATCCATTTTGTGACGGCCATTGCAGCTTCGCCAGGTTTGGAATACGTACGCAGAATGTACCCCAAAGCCGGGATTTGGATGGGTGCCGTAGATGAGGAGTTGACCGCCAAGTCTTACATTGTGCCCGGATTGGGAGATGCCGGGGATTTGGCGTATGGGGAAAAGACGCAGTACTAG
- a CDS encoding DedA family protein, with product MNPIGYLGIFVGAFLEGEVVYISAIQAARAGYIDFYGAIATFFLGTFFTDWFYFLTGRKQGRRYLERSEKLQRKAAQIDQLMDKHGTLLLLSYRFIYGFRIVLPLLFGVSKLSLKRFLWFSLLSTSIWMTVYGWIGYYFTTWLLEQLKSGNVVIGVLVVAGLIGIIFWAKGFIIKREY from the coding sequence GTGAACCCAATTGGCTACCTGGGCATTTTTGTCGGTGCGTTTCTGGAGGGCGAGGTGGTGTACATCAGCGCCATCCAGGCCGCAAGGGCAGGTTATATCGATTTTTACGGAGCCATTGCCACGTTTTTTCTGGGTACTTTTTTCACCGATTGGTTTTATTTTCTCACGGGTCGAAAACAGGGTCGGCGCTACCTGGAGCGCAGCGAAAAGCTGCAACGCAAGGCTGCCCAGATCGATCAGCTGATGGACAAACACGGTACATTACTCCTGTTGTCTTACCGCTTTATTTATGGATTTCGCATTGTGCTGCCCCTCTTGTTTGGGGTGAGCAAACTTTCACTGAAGCGTTTTTTATGGTTTAGTTTGCTCAGTACCAGCATCTGGATGACGGTTTATGGCTGGATTGGGTATTATTTTACGACGTGGTTGCTGGAGCAGCTGAAGTCGGGAAATGTGGTGATTGGGGTGCTTGTAGTTGCGGGGCTGATTGGCATTATTTTTTGGGCCAAAGGATTTATAATTAAAAGAGAATACTGA
- a CDS encoding DUF4870 domain-containing protein, whose amino-acid sequence MEHRSHSISTLAGLAGVLAYLTPIGWVLAFIIHLLRKEEYTAFHLRQAGGIYGTLAVLFFLSRIPFLGWLMWLFGLILCFFLWVVGFMGAVQSKRTIIPYLGPYFQRWFNISRLIALFPGRRAAED is encoded by the coding sequence ATGGAGCATCGGAGTCATTCGATTTCTACCTTAGCTGGTTTGGCTGGCGTACTTGCCTATCTTACGCCTATCGGTTGGGTTTTGGCCTTTATCATTCATTTGCTGCGCAAAGAAGAATATACCGCTTTTCACTTGCGTCAGGCGGGTGGCATTTACGGTACCTTGGCCGTGCTGTTTTTTTTGAGCAGAATTCCTTTTTTGGGCTGGTTGATGTGGTTGTTTGGCTTGATTCTCTGCTTTTTTTTGTGGGTAGTCGGCTTTATGGGGGCGGTACAGAGCAAACGAACCATCATACCCTACCTGGGCCCATATTTTCAGCGCTGGTTCAACATCAGTAGGCTGATCGCCCTGTTTCCGGGCAGACGTGCGGCTGAGGATTAA
- a CDS encoding TatD family hydrolase has protein sequence MIDFHNHHQFSAPDTLSIRSFHQKEQALFAEWKAPCSVGLHPCFVSAVEGIRDEQLNWLSRVAQDEKVLFIGECGLDKLQGPDLINQTFVFEYCMQLAETLRKPLVIHCVRAYAELLSIIKKLQPSIPLVIHGFARKPSVLEPLIKQGFFISFGAAILAPNSGAAQSLAQTPLDQLFLETDDKVLPIADLYTRAAQIKGLTFAALEAAIQSNWEQLGAIKK, from the coding sequence TTGATCGATTTTCACAACCATCATCAGTTTTCAGCGCCAGATACCTTGAGTATTCGTTCTTTTCACCAAAAGGAACAAGCGCTATTTGCGGAATGGAAAGCCCCCTGCTCCGTGGGTTTACACCCCTGTTTTGTATCCGCAGTAGAAGGGATACGCGATGAGCAGTTGAACTGGCTGTCTCGGGTTGCTCAGGATGAAAAAGTGCTGTTCATCGGGGAATGTGGCCTGGATAAACTCCAGGGTCCCGATCTGATTAACCAAACTTTTGTCTTTGAATATTGTATGCAATTGGCCGAAACCTTGCGCAAGCCCCTGGTCATCCATTGTGTGCGCGCCTATGCAGAATTACTTAGCATAATCAAAAAACTCCAACCTTCCATTCCACTCGTCATCCACGGTTTTGCCCGCAAACCCAGTGTACTAGAACCATTGATCAAACAGGGGTTTTTCATTTCCTTCGGTGCGGCAATTTTAGCACCCAACAGTGGGGCGGCTCAAAGTCTGGCTCAAACGCCACTTGACCAACTTTTCCTCGAAACCGATGATAAAGTCCTGCCAATTGCAGACCTTTACACCCGTGCTGCCCAAATCAAAGGGCTTACTTTTGCAGCCCTGGAGGCAGCAATACAATCCAATTGGGAACAGCTAGGGGCGATAAAAAAATAA
- a CDS encoding glucosaminidase domain-containing protein encodes MGKAEKYLKKNWLKVAIVLLLVYGATRKNLSLKINMNTPVKSEEKQPIQPVAVPKEGYTDNQRIQPIENNTFSLDPFPTKQSASELAERLTKVEEVFKKEFVHRFVKVAVNEQHKFGIPASIILANALLMSQAGQSTAALGANNFFNLHCTSDWQGPTFTAGKTCLRNYETAWMSFRDHSYYITTGAFSPLRTKSTDDVKGWVDTLQTLGFYPTKADAKAVLLLIEQYELSSWDTR; translated from the coding sequence ATGGGCAAGGCGGAGAAATATCTAAAGAAGAATTGGCTCAAAGTGGCCATTGTGCTGCTTTTGGTATACGGTGCCACCCGCAAGAACCTCAGCTTGAAAATCAATATGAACACGCCCGTCAAGTCTGAGGAAAAACAGCCCATCCAACCCGTTGCGGTACCCAAAGAAGGGTATACCGACAACCAAAGAATACAACCCATCGAGAACAATACCTTCTCCTTAGATCCATTTCCTACCAAACAATCGGCATCGGAACTGGCTGAACGGCTTACTAAAGTTGAGGAAGTATTTAAAAAGGAATTCGTCCACCGTTTTGTAAAAGTTGCCGTAAACGAACAACACAAGTTTGGCATTCCTGCGTCCATCATCTTGGCCAATGCGCTCCTGATGAGCCAGGCGGGCCAAAGTACTGCCGCGCTGGGCGCCAACAATTTTTTCAACCTGCACTGCACAAGTGACTGGCAAGGCCCCACATTTACAGCCGGGAAAACATGCCTCCGCAATTATGAAACAGCCTGGATGAGTTTCCGCGACCATAGCTACTACATCACCACAGGAGCTTTTTCTCCCCTGCGAACAAAAAGTACAGATGATGTTAAAGGATGGGTGGACACCCTGCAAACACTTGGATTTTACCCCACAAAAGCCGATGCCAAAGCAGTACTATTACTCATTGAACAATATGAATTAAGTTCCTGGGATACCCGTTGA
- a CDS encoding tRNA threonylcarbamoyladenosine dehydratase, with product MSTNNWLVRTELLIGSEKIELLRQANVLVVGLGGVGSFAAEFLCRAGIGSMTIVDGDVVDVSNKNRQLPALDSTVGMPKAEVMAQRMLDINPELQLTVIQTFQQPDYMAQLVRGGFDYVLDCIDSFQPKISLLADCLAAEVNFISSMGAGGRVDPAKVKVDDVFSTYNCPFAQQVRKFLRIKGINKGFPVVFSTELVMPNSLQLTEGSAFKKSYYGTISYLPALFGLHMAGYVIREISELL from the coding sequence ATGAGTACAAACAACTGGTTGGTCAGAACCGAACTGCTGATCGGAAGCGAAAAGATCGAACTATTGCGCCAGGCCAATGTGTTGGTGGTTGGTTTAGGTGGCGTAGGCAGCTTTGCTGCGGAATTTTTGTGTCGGGCAGGCATAGGAAGCATGACCATTGTAGATGGTGACGTGGTGGATGTCAGCAATAAAAACCGGCAGTTGCCTGCACTGGATTCCACGGTGGGTATGCCCAAGGCAGAAGTAATGGCCCAGCGGATGCTCGACATCAATCCGGAGCTACAACTTACGGTGATACAAACCTTTCAACAGCCGGATTATATGGCCCAACTCGTGCGGGGTGGATTTGATTATGTTCTGGACTGTATTGACAGTTTTCAACCCAAAATCAGTCTTTTGGCCGATTGTCTGGCTGCCGAGGTGAATTTTATCAGCTCAATGGGCGCTGGTGGGCGAGTTGATCCGGCTAAAGTAAAGGTTGATGATGTATTCAGCACCTACAATTGCCCCTTTGCACAACAAGTACGCAAGTTTTTGCGCATCAAAGGGATCAACAAGGGATTTCCCGTGGTTTTTTCCACCGAGTTGGTCATGCCAAATTCCCTGCAACTTACCGAGGGCAGTGCTTTTAAAAAATCGTATTATGGTACTATTTCTTATCTCCCCGCCCTATTTGGCTTGCACATGGCCGGTTATGTCATTCGAGAAATAAGTGAATTGTTGTAA
- a CDS encoding HD domain-containing protein: MATHKIFNDPVYGFVTVPYGIIFDLIEHPYFQRLRRIKQVSLTHYVYPGALHTRFHHALGAFHLMTQSIDVLRAKGADISDEEALAVQIAILLHDIGHGPFSHTLENTLINVHHERLSELFMAKLNEEFNGALSLAIHIFEDTYPKKFLHQLVSSQLDMDRMDYLTRDSFFTGVYEGVIGYDRIIKMLAVHNGELVVEEKGIYSIEKFLIARRLMYWQVYLHKTVLSAEQMMIQTLRRAKQIVKAGENLYCPPNLELFIHHDFSEKDFLSRRDELLEAFAGLDDSDISAALKGWMKSNDRVLAFLATGLINRRLFKLELVDQPFDLSYQQIIQEKIKLWWQGPSSETEFLLLSGQESNHAYNPQSGEIKMLFKNGEAKPMSELLEPGMHFRNVTKYYLAYPKM; encoded by the coding sequence ATGGCTACCCACAAAATCTTCAATGACCCCGTTTATGGATTCGTTACTGTGCCCTATGGCATCATTTTCGATCTCATTGAACATCCCTATTTTCAGCGTTTGCGGCGCATCAAACAAGTCAGTCTGACGCACTATGTTTACCCTGGGGCATTACACACGCGTTTTCACCACGCCTTGGGTGCCTTTCACCTGATGACCCAGTCCATCGACGTGCTGCGCGCTAAGGGGGCCGACATCAGCGATGAAGAAGCCCTGGCCGTACAAATCGCCATCTTGTTGCACGACATCGGTCACGGGCCCTTTTCGCATACCCTCGAAAATACGCTGATCAACGTACACCACGAGCGCCTTTCGGAATTGTTTATGGCCAAACTCAACGAGGAGTTCAACGGCGCATTGAGCCTGGCCATTCATATTTTTGAAGATACCTATCCCAAAAAATTCTTGCACCAACTGGTATCCAGCCAATTGGACATGGATCGGATGGATTACCTCACCCGCGACAGTTTTTTTACGGGGGTGTACGAAGGGGTCATCGGGTACGACCGCATCATCAAAATGTTGGCCGTACACAACGGCGAATTGGTGGTAGAAGAAAAAGGCATTTATTCGATCGAAAAATTTCTGATTGCCCGGCGGCTGATGTATTGGCAGGTCTATTTGCACAAAACGGTGCTGTCTGCTGAACAAATGATGATCCAAACGCTGCGCCGCGCCAAACAAATCGTCAAGGCCGGGGAAAACTTGTACTGTCCACCCAATTTGGAATTGTTCATTCACCACGATTTTTCGGAAAAAGACTTTTTGTCCCGTCGCGATGAGCTGTTGGAGGCTTTTGCCGGACTGGATGATTCGGATATTTCTGCAGCCCTCAAAGGCTGGATGAAATCCAATGACCGCGTGTTGGCGTTCCTCGCCACTGGGCTCATCAACCGCCGATTGTTTAAACTGGAATTGGTAGATCAACCGTTTGATTTATCCTACCAACAAATCATCCAAGAAAAGATCAAGCTCTGGTGGCAAGGGCCAAGTTCAGAAACGGAATTCTTATTGCTGAGCGGCCAGGAAAGTAACCACGCCTATAACCCCCAAAGTGGAGAAATCAAAATGTTGTTCAAAAATGGCGAAGCCAAGCCCATGTCCGAATTATTGGAACCCGGCATGCATTTTAGGAACGTCACCAAATACTACCTCGCTTATCCAAAAATGTAG
- a CDS encoding SH3 domain-containing protein — protein sequence MSEKKGSILPSLELLIIAAFFIGFAFWAINKCTATRAKYIDRTEREHIRNLEDSLGRAIEDVQRDTPKVAPVQAPSTAPALSKLYVSIEGLKVRKSPRRDAEILESLVLFEEVFFLNEVTDSTSTVNLGKQTVSEPWVKIQTRKGRSGWVFGAGVHYYRRKHPGAD from the coding sequence ATGAGCGAAAAAAAAGGTTCAATTTTACCCAGCCTGGAACTCTTGATCATTGCCGCTTTTTTCATTGGCTTTGCGTTTTGGGCCATCAACAAATGCACGGCTACCCGGGCCAAGTACATCGACAGAACGGAACGGGAACACATTCGCAATCTGGAGGACAGCCTCGGGCGCGCCATTGAAGACGTTCAACGGGATACTCCCAAAGTAGCTCCGGTTCAGGCTCCTTCAACAGCTCCAGCACTCTCCAAATTGTACGTGAGCATCGAAGGACTCAAGGTGCGCAAAAGCCCCCGTCGTGATGCGGAAATACTGGAAAGCCTGGTCCTTTTTGAAGAAGTTTTTTTCCTCAATGAAGTGACCGATTCCACCTCAACGGTTAATTTGGGTAAACAAACCGTTTCGGAACCTTGGGTGAAAATCCAAACCAGGAAAGGTCGCTCGGGTTGGGTATTTGGAGCCGGAGTACACTACTACCGACGCAAACACCCGGGAGCGGATTGA
- a CDS encoding EamA family transporter: MIALSLFAWGYASIYIGQANLPKSKMQSAGMQMMCGGICLLIMSLIFGDYKQFAWERLTPQGIFSFFYLVVLGSLLAFSAFNYLLTKVSPEKVATTNYVNPVVAMFLGWSLNNEEVTTRSLIAAAIMLTGVFFINGKFGQKKLI, translated from the coding sequence GTGATTGCCCTTTCCCTCTTTGCCTGGGGTTACGCCTCCATCTATATTGGCCAGGCCAATCTTCCTAAATCAAAAATGCAATCAGCGGGCATGCAAATGATGTGTGGAGGCATTTGCCTGCTGATCATGAGCCTGATTTTTGGCGACTATAAGCAGTTTGCCTGGGAACGGCTGACTCCGCAAGGCATCTTTTCTTTCTTCTATCTCGTGGTGCTGGGCTCTTTATTGGCTTTTTCGGCCTTTAATTACCTGTTGACCAAAGTTTCCCCCGAAAAAGTGGCGACTACCAATTACGTGAATCCGGTAGTCGCCATGTTTTTGGGTTGGAGTTTGAACAACGAAGAAGTCACCACCCGCTCCTTAATTGCTGCTGCAATCATGCTGACGGGGGTGTTTTTTATCAATGGTAAATTCGGGCAGAAAAAGTTGATTTAA
- a CDS encoding carboxylesterase/lipase family protein, whose product MFRSQLLFSLFLLMSFAAFAQTNFYMAVQTKVEHGLIEGNYDIRTGMQYYLGVPFAKPPVGQLRWKAPQPLAPWTGVKMAKKFGPRAVQGFVFGDMKFRSEGLSEDCLYLNVWTPAKRNDKNLPVLVYFYGGGFVAGDGSEPRYDGESMAKKGIVVVTVNYRLNIFGFFAHPELSAEAPYKASGNYGLLDQTAALKWVQKNIAAFGGDPKKVTIAGESAGSISVSAQMASPLAKGLIAGAIGESGAGINPTLAPVPLAEAEKTGLEFAQKAGYPTLAQLRKLSTREIFELYSESRRFGFPTVIDGYFYPKTMDDIFNAKQQAMVPLLLGWNSAEIPGMAFMQGQPYTEENYVKKVKETYPNDHEEVLKLYPHGSNKEIELSATALASDRFIAYSTWKWGDLHVQNSTQPVYRYLYSRIRPPLVDQDLVSGLAGGTMRRDPNAPKAPEPVGASHACEIEYCMGNLHLVTDYAWTKDDYKVSETMLNFFANFIINGNPNGANLPQWPAVKKGDSSPDVMVIDVESKAVKTKDEARYLFLDKAYGNNK is encoded by the coding sequence ATGTTCAGATCGCAACTCCTTTTTTCCTTGTTTTTGCTGATGAGCTTTGCCGCATTTGCGCAAACCAACTTCTATATGGCCGTTCAAACCAAAGTGGAACACGGCCTCATTGAAGGCAATTACGATATCCGAACGGGTATGCAATATTACCTCGGCGTCCCCTTCGCCAAACCACCGGTAGGCCAGCTCCGCTGGAAGGCTCCGCAGCCCTTGGCACCCTGGACTGGTGTCAAGATGGCCAAAAAATTTGGGCCACGCGCCGTACAAGGTTTTGTATTTGGCGACATGAAATTCCGCTCCGAAGGCCTGAGTGAAGATTGCCTCTACCTCAACGTCTGGACGCCCGCCAAACGCAATGACAAAAACCTGCCCGTATTGGTGTATTTCTATGGTGGCGGTTTTGTGGCTGGCGATGGTTCCGAGCCTCGTTACGATGGGGAAAGTATGGCTAAAAAAGGCATTGTGGTGGTCACGGTGAATTACCGTTTGAACATCTTTGGCTTTTTTGCGCACCCTGAACTCAGTGCCGAAGCGCCTTACAAAGCTTCCGGTAACTACGGCCTGCTCGACCAAACTGCTGCCCTGAAATGGGTGCAAAAAAACATTGCTGCTTTTGGAGGTGACCCCAAAAAGGTGACCATTGCCGGAGAATCCGCAGGATCAATCTCCGTGAGTGCTCAAATGGCGTCACCTCTTGCCAAGGGTTTGATCGCTGGGGCAATTGGTGAAAGTGGTGCGGGGATCAACCCCACCTTGGCTCCCGTTCCGTTGGCCGAAGCTGAAAAAACGGGCCTTGAATTTGCGCAAAAAGCGGGCTACCCAACCCTGGCTCAATTGCGCAAACTGAGCACCCGCGAAATTTTTGAATTGTATTCAGAATCGCGGCGCTTTGGTTTCCCAACCGTAATTGACGGCTATTTTTATCCGAAAACCATGGACGACATTTTTAATGCCAAACAACAGGCCATGGTTCCATTGCTCTTAGGCTGGAACTCTGCCGAAATCCCCGGCATGGCTTTCATGCAAGGACAACCGTATACGGAAGAAAACTACGTCAAAAAGGTAAAAGAGACTTATCCCAATGACCACGAGGAAGTGTTGAAGCTGTATCCACATGGTTCAAACAAAGAGATTGAACTTTCCGCTACCGCATTGGCTTCGGACCGTTTCATCGCTTACAGCACCTGGAAATGGGGCGACTTACACGTGCAAAACAGTACCCAGCCTGTCTATCGTTATTTGTACAGCCGGATTCGGCCACCACTCGTGGATCAAGATTTGGTTTCCGGTTTGGCCGGAGGTACGATGCGCCGCGACCCTAATGCGCCCAAAGCGCCCGAACCCGTTGGGGCAAGCCACGCCTGTGAAATTGAATATTGCATGGGAAATCTGCACCTGGTAACGGATTACGCCTGGACGAAGGATGATTACAAGGTTTCGGAAACCATGCTGAATTTCTTTGCCAATTTCATCATCAATGGCAATCCCAATGGCGCCAACTTGCCCCAATGGCCAGCGGTAAAAAAAGGCGATTCCAGCCCCGATGTGATGGTGATTGATGTGGAGTCAAAAGCGGTGAAAACCAAGGATGAAGCGCGGTACCTGTTTCTGGATAAAGCGTATGGGAATAATAAGTAG